In a single window of the Candidatus Methylomirabilota bacterium genome:
- a CDS encoding ABC transporter substrate-binding protein — MKRILVVVLSILGMVVGTTLLAPAGPKNDGRPDGGTLGYGEYGRPSTLDPITSNEMIALRITELVFNGLVGIDEKQEIVPELAERWEVSKDGRTYTFFLRKDVMWHPKEGEEAKPFAAEDLVFTYNIMMHPKTITPLKVRYEFIDKVEKLNDHTVQFTLKRPILNALAKFSFKVIPKHGPSNPLYLARGDAFVQHPIGTGPYILKTITTDREVVLVANENYFKGRPHINKLISKPFADQNIMTQALMFNAIDMVVLVNPRDIPELQGDKRFVLQPYNALAYAFFGYNLRNPLLADKRVRKAFTYAVNRQEMLDSFFNGQGTIVSGPFAPGSWAYNLDVQPLPFDPPKAVALLKEAGFTPGPDGVMQKDGKKLALSLKVPIEKESEAVKRVVLAFQNYLKNIGVAVKVEFKEWQAWKESIFLEHDFSIIFASWVFDDSADISSLFHSAEIGPWKNNFGAYSNPEVDALIVESKLTLDHEKRRTVNRKLHAILAEEAPYAFLWTLTNYSGYHKKLRRVAIHPYKFFSFADEWFIPVADQK; from the coding sequence ATGAAACGGATTCTTGTCGTCGTGCTATCGATCCTCGGGATGGTGGTGGGGACGACGCTCCTGGCCCCGGCGGGGCCCAAGAACGACGGCCGACCGGATGGAGGCACGCTCGGCTACGGCGAGTATGGCCGGCCGTCGACCCTCGATCCCATCACCAGCAACGAGATGATTGCCCTGCGGATCACCGAGCTGGTGTTCAACGGCCTGGTCGGGATCGATGAAAAGCAGGAGATCGTGCCCGAGCTGGCCGAGCGCTGGGAGGTGTCCAAGGACGGCCGCACCTACACCTTTTTCCTGCGCAAAGACGTGATGTGGCATCCGAAAGAAGGGGAGGAAGCGAAGCCGTTCGCGGCTGAAGATCTCGTGTTCACGTACAACATCATGATGCACCCCAAGACGATCACTCCGCTCAAGGTACGCTACGAGTTCATCGACAAGGTCGAAAAGCTCAATGACCACACGGTGCAGTTCACGCTCAAGCGGCCGATCCTGAACGCCCTGGCCAAGTTCAGCTTCAAGGTGATCCCCAAGCACGGCCCGTCCAACCCCCTGTACCTCGCGCGCGGGGATGCGTTCGTCCAGCATCCGATCGGCACCGGACCCTACATCTTGAAGACGATCACCACCGACCGCGAGGTCGTGCTGGTGGCCAACGAGAACTACTTCAAAGGCCGCCCCCACATCAACAAGCTCATCTCCAAACCGTTCGCGGACCAGAACATCATGACCCAGGCGTTGATGTTCAACGCGATCGACATGGTCGTGCTGGTGAACCCGCGCGACATTCCGGAGCTGCAGGGCGACAAGCGGTTCGTCCTGCAGCCCTACAACGCCCTGGCCTATGCGTTCTTCGGCTACAACCTCCGCAACCCGTTGCTGGCGGACAAGCGCGTTCGCAAGGCGTTCACCTATGCCGTGAACCGACAGGAGATGCTGGACTCGTTCTTCAACGGCCAGGGGACGATCGTCTCCGGCCCGTTCGCGCCCGGGAGCTGGGCCTACAACCTGGACGTCCAGCCGCTGCCGTTCGATCCGCCGAAGGCGGTCGCGCTGCTGAAGGAGGCCGGGTTCACGCCCGGCCCCGACGGCGTCATGCAGAAGGACGGCAAGAAGCTCGCGCTGTCGCTCAAGGTCCCGATCGAGAAGGAGAGCGAAGCGGTGAAGCGAGTGGTGCTGGCCTTCCAGAACTACCTGAAGAACATCGGAGTGGCGGTCAAGGTGGAGTTCAAGGAATGGCAGGCGTGGAAGGAAAGCATCTTCCTGGAGCACGACTTCAGCATCATCTTCGCCTCGTGGGTGTTCGATGACTCGGCCGATATCTCTTCCTTGTTCCACTCCGCCGAAATCGGTCCGTGGAAGAACAACTTCGGCGCCTACTCCAATCCGGAGGTCGACGCCCTGATCGTGGAGAGCAAGCTGACGCTGGATCACGAAAAGCGGCGGACCGTCAACCGCAAGCTGCACGCCATCCTCGCCGAAGAGGCGCCCTATGCGTTCCTGTGGACACTCACGAACTACAGCGGCTACCACAAGAAGCTCCGCCGCGTGGCCATTCATCCTTACAAGTTCTTCTCGTTCGCGGATGAATGGTTCATTCCGGTAGCGGATCAAAAATAG
- a CDS encoding ABC transporter permease produces MKLAAVKPIALVLTRELALTALLLLGVSLVVFVILYLAPGDPFSVLLEGQAAGQEARAGIREALGVPQTWYIQYLSWLGNLLRGNFGTSMRSGLPVFGEVVRVGPSTLYLTLGSMLVALLIAVPLALRSSLRGPSMLTWPLTMLVYLVSALPVFWLGYVVIYVFIHKLGVFPLMSRVSASPERAWLYSLLPICVLGVGNGLVSEAVRYLREEMSRVLADDYIRTARAKGASVWRHAFKEGFLIPMTEIIASKIPFILGGAVIVEQVFNWPGMGRMAWQAAQDRDFPVIMAIAIVAATFVRLGSLLQRVVYVAVNPRASQEARAPGGAE; encoded by the coding sequence GTGAAGCTCGCCGCGGTTAAACCCATTGCCCTGGTGCTCACCAGGGAGCTGGCGCTCACCGCCCTGTTGCTCCTGGGCGTGAGCCTCGTCGTGTTCGTGATCCTCTATCTCGCGCCCGGCGATCCGTTCAGCGTGCTGCTCGAGGGGCAAGCGGCGGGCCAGGAGGCGCGCGCCGGGATCCGCGAGGCCCTGGGCGTGCCCCAGACCTGGTACATCCAGTATCTGTCCTGGCTCGGCAACTTGCTCCGGGGCAACTTCGGCACGTCCATGCGCTCTGGCCTGCCGGTGTTCGGCGAGGTGGTGCGCGTGGGGCCGAGCACGCTCTATCTCACCCTCGGCTCGATGCTGGTCGCGCTGCTCATCGCCGTGCCCCTCGCCCTGCGTTCCTCCCTGCGCGGCCCCAGCATGCTCACCTGGCCGCTGACCATGCTGGTCTATCTCGTGTCGGCGCTGCCCGTGTTCTGGCTCGGTTACGTCGTCATCTATGTCTTCATCCACAAGCTTGGCGTGTTCCCGCTGATGTCTCGGGTCTCCGCCTCGCCGGAACGGGCCTGGCTGTATTCGCTGCTGCCCATCTGCGTGCTCGGCGTCGGGAACGGCCTCGTCAGCGAGGCCGTTCGCTACCTGCGCGAGGAGATGAGCCGCGTCCTGGCCGACGATTACATCCGGACGGCCCGCGCCAAAGGGGCGTCGGTGTGGAGGCACGCCTTCAAAGAAGGCTTTCTCATCCCGATGACCGAGATCATCGCGTCCAAGATCCCGTTCATCCTGGGTGGCGCCGTCATCGTCGAACAGGTGTTCAACTGGCCCGGCATGGGGCGGATGGCGTGGCAGGCGGCCCAGGACCGGGACTTCCCGGTGATCATGGCGATCGCCATCGTGGCCGCGACGTTCGTGCGTCTCGGAAGCCTGCTCCAGCGCGTGGTGTATGTCGCGGTCAATCCGCGCGCTTCACAAGAAGCGCGCGCCCCGGGCGGGGCCGAATGA